Proteins from one Panicum virgatum strain AP13 chromosome 7K, P.virgatum_v5, whole genome shotgun sequence genomic window:
- the LOC120642761 gene encoding scarecrow-like protein 3, whose protein sequence is MLQDEASSSSVTSSPLHNLSSHTMPLHPATGPTPPWLLRELRSDERGLGLIHLLLNCATTAAGRLDAANAALEHIASLAAPDVDAMQRVAAAFAEALARRALQAWPGLCRALLLPS, encoded by the coding sequence ATGCTCCAGGACGAAGCCTCCTCGTCGTCCGTCACATCCTCCCCGCTCCACAACTTGTCGTCCCACACCATGCCTCTCCACCCGGCCACCGGCCCGACGCCGCCCTGGCTGCTGCGGGAGCTCCGCTCCGACGAGCGCGGCCTCGGCCTCAtccacctcctcctcaactgcgccaccaccgccgccggccgcctcgacgccgccaaCGCCGCGCTCGAGCACATCGCCTCGCTCGCCGCCCCCGACGTCGACGCCATGcagcgcgtcgccgccgccttcgccgagGCCCTGGCGCGCCGCGCGCTCCAGGCCTGGCCGGGCCTCTGCCGGGCGCTGCTCCTGCCTTCGTGA
- the LOC120642760 gene encoding uncharacterized protein LOC120642760 isoform X2, whose protein sequence is MGASSSTARASPEAHERREQETLASAALALPLLRAAFSRSAAGPAALPDALAPPRAYFRLSGSPLLPHFHDLLERLGPAVASLFFADGAAAGADGDAGWVPFLKGFNRCCARVSASRSLALLLRVYLAACAAAGAPCGVQFQPDEGGDEEGKVVGELAPEEIAVFLWMCWVMAWSGSAPKAAAGDGGDKSEPVAVLLPDVTHLVLSALVSAGAVADDESVWGWQISTGGKGVKVQEFTSWVLATASGLGNCLSQYVQERLRSLAADSTEENSVSTDNTTFDTSDVYLLTRGRAWAIVLSLRNKLSEKFLSGSVIGMDAEDLLYRSSVHGKGLSRFWFGVEGYNGPMLILLSAFSKGGVKNVDSDRRWLIGVLTEEGFESKDTFYGSSGFLCATHPIFRMLPPSGKEKNFVYSHLRPQIRVYEANPKPVGLAFGGTVGNERIFLDEDFSKVVVRHHAVDKTYQHGSLIPNQGYLPVEASVLDVEVWGLGGEATRRQQDVYKKRENIFSEQRRKVDLKTFGNWEDSPEKMMMDMISDPNRVRREDR, encoded by the exons ATGGGcgcgtcctcctccaccgcccgcgCCTCCCCGGAGGCGCACGAGCGGCGGGAGCAGGAGaccctcgcctccgccgcgctcgccctcccgctcctccgcgccgccttctcccgctccgccgccggccccgccgcgctgccggacgcgctcgccccgccgcgcgcctacTTCCGCCTCTCCGGATCCCCGCTGCTGCCGCACTTCCACGACCTCCTCGAGCGGCTCGGCCCCGCCGTCGCCTCACTCTTCTTCGCCGACGGGGCCGCAGCGGGGGCGGACGGGGACGCCGGGTGGGTCCCGTTCCTCAAGGGGTTCAACCGCTGCTGCGCGCGCGTGTCGGCCTCCCGCTCCCTCGCGCTGCTCCTCCGCGTGTacctcgccgcctgcgccgccgcgggggcacCCTGCGGCGTGCAGTTCCAGCCGGACgagggcggcgacgaggaggggaAGGTCGTGGGGGAGCTCGCGCCGGAGGAGATCGCGGTGTTCCTCTGGATGTGCTGGGTCATGGCGTGGAGCGGTTCGGCCCCGAAGGCTGCCGCGGGTGACGGAGGGGACAAGTCGGAGCCCGTCGCGGTGCTCCTCCCCGACGTCACGCACCTGGTGCTGTCGGCTCTCGTCTCCGCGGGCGCCGTTGCTGATGACGAGAGTGTTTGGGGATGGCAGATTTCCACTGGCGGCAAGGGGGTGAAGGTCCAGGAGTTCACGTCGTGGGTGCTGGCCACGGCTTCGGGGCTTGGGAACTGCCTCTCGCAGTATGTGCAGGAGAGGTTGCGGTCGTTGGCGGCTGATTCGACGGAG GAGAACTCTGTTTCAACTGATAACACGACATTTGACACTTCTGATGTGTACTTACTAACACGTGGAAGGGCATGGGCAATTGTTCTCAGCCTAAGAAACAAATTGAGCGAAAAGTTCTTGTCAGGTTCTGTAATTGGAATGGACGCAGAAGACCTTCTTTATAG GTCATCAGTTCATGGAAAAGGACTGAGccggttttggtttggtgttgAGGGCTACAATGGACCAATGCTGATTCTACTATCAGCATTCTCTAAAGGTGGTGTCAAGAATGTTGATTCTGATCGAAGATGGTTGATTGGTGTATTGACCGAGGAGGGGTTTGAGAGCAAAGACACGTTTTATGGTAGCTCTGGGTTCCTTTGTGCCACACATCCAATATTCCGCATGCTTCCGCCATCTG GTAAGGAGAAGAACTTTGTGTACAGCCATCTACGTCCTCAGATAAGGGTTTATGAGGCAAATCCAAAGCCTGTTGGCTTAGCATTTGGTGGAACAGTTGGAAACGAGAGGATCTTTCTAGATGAAGACTTCTCTAAAGTTGTAGTTCGCCATCATGCTGTTGACAAAACTTACCAACATGGTTCTCTCATCCCCAATCAG GGTTACTTACCTGTTGAGGCTTCAGTCCTTGATGTTGAGGTATGGGGACTTGGTGGAGAAGCAACAAGACGGCAACAGGATGTGTACAAGAAGAGGGAGAACATTTTCTCAGAGCAGCGAAGAAAG GTTGATCTCAAAACCTTTGGCAACTGGGAAGACTCTCCAGAGAAAATGATGATGGATATGATCTCTGATCCAAACAGGGTTCGCCGGGAAGATCGTTGA
- the LOC120642760 gene encoding uncharacterized protein LOC120642760 isoform X1 — protein sequence MGASSSTARASPEAHERREQETLASAALALPLLRAAFSRSAAGPAALPDALAPPRAYFRLSGSPLLPHFHDLLERLGPAVASLFFADGAAAGADGDAGWVPFLKGFNRCCARVSASRSLALLLRVYLAACAAAGAPCGVQFQPDEGGDEEGKVVGELAPEEIAVFLWMCWVMAWSGSAPKAAAGDGGDKSEPVAVLLPDVTHLVLSALVSAGAVADDESVWGWQISTGGKGVKVQEFTSWVLATASGLGNCLSQYVQERLRSLAADSTEQENSVSTDNTTFDTSDVYLLTRGRAWAIVLSLRNKLSEKFLSGSVIGMDAEDLLYRSSVHGKGLSRFWFGVEGYNGPMLILLSAFSKGGVKNVDSDRRWLIGVLTEEGFESKDTFYGSSGFLCATHPIFRMLPPSGKEKNFVYSHLRPQIRVYEANPKPVGLAFGGTVGNERIFLDEDFSKVVVRHHAVDKTYQHGSLIPNQGYLPVEASVLDVEVWGLGGEATRRQQDVYKKRENIFSEQRRKVDLKTFGNWEDSPEKMMMDMISDPNRVRREDR from the exons ATGGGcgcgtcctcctccaccgcccgcgCCTCCCCGGAGGCGCACGAGCGGCGGGAGCAGGAGaccctcgcctccgccgcgctcgccctcccgctcctccgcgccgccttctcccgctccgccgccggccccgccgcgctgccggacgcgctcgccccgccgcgcgcctacTTCCGCCTCTCCGGATCCCCGCTGCTGCCGCACTTCCACGACCTCCTCGAGCGGCTCGGCCCCGCCGTCGCCTCACTCTTCTTCGCCGACGGGGCCGCAGCGGGGGCGGACGGGGACGCCGGGTGGGTCCCGTTCCTCAAGGGGTTCAACCGCTGCTGCGCGCGCGTGTCGGCCTCCCGCTCCCTCGCGCTGCTCCTCCGCGTGTacctcgccgcctgcgccgccgcgggggcacCCTGCGGCGTGCAGTTCCAGCCGGACgagggcggcgacgaggaggggaAGGTCGTGGGGGAGCTCGCGCCGGAGGAGATCGCGGTGTTCCTCTGGATGTGCTGGGTCATGGCGTGGAGCGGTTCGGCCCCGAAGGCTGCCGCGGGTGACGGAGGGGACAAGTCGGAGCCCGTCGCGGTGCTCCTCCCCGACGTCACGCACCTGGTGCTGTCGGCTCTCGTCTCCGCGGGCGCCGTTGCTGATGACGAGAGTGTTTGGGGATGGCAGATTTCCACTGGCGGCAAGGGGGTGAAGGTCCAGGAGTTCACGTCGTGGGTGCTGGCCACGGCTTCGGGGCTTGGGAACTGCCTCTCGCAGTATGTGCAGGAGAGGTTGCGGTCGTTGGCGGCTGATTCGACGGAG CAGGAGAACTCTGTTTCAACTGATAACACGACATTTGACACTTCTGATGTGTACTTACTAACACGTGGAAGGGCATGGGCAATTGTTCTCAGCCTAAGAAACAAATTGAGCGAAAAGTTCTTGTCAGGTTCTGTAATTGGAATGGACGCAGAAGACCTTCTTTATAG GTCATCAGTTCATGGAAAAGGACTGAGccggttttggtttggtgttgAGGGCTACAATGGACCAATGCTGATTCTACTATCAGCATTCTCTAAAGGTGGTGTCAAGAATGTTGATTCTGATCGAAGATGGTTGATTGGTGTATTGACCGAGGAGGGGTTTGAGAGCAAAGACACGTTTTATGGTAGCTCTGGGTTCCTTTGTGCCACACATCCAATATTCCGCATGCTTCCGCCATCTG GTAAGGAGAAGAACTTTGTGTACAGCCATCTACGTCCTCAGATAAGGGTTTATGAGGCAAATCCAAAGCCTGTTGGCTTAGCATTTGGTGGAACAGTTGGAAACGAGAGGATCTTTCTAGATGAAGACTTCTCTAAAGTTGTAGTTCGCCATCATGCTGTTGACAAAACTTACCAACATGGTTCTCTCATCCCCAATCAG GGTTACTTACCTGTTGAGGCTTCAGTCCTTGATGTTGAGGTATGGGGACTTGGTGGAGAAGCAACAAGACGGCAACAGGATGTGTACAAGAAGAGGGAGAACATTTTCTCAGAGCAGCGAAGAAAG GTTGATCTCAAAACCTTTGGCAACTGGGAAGACTCTCCAGAGAAAATGATGATGGATATGATCTCTGATCCAAACAGGGTTCGCCGGGAAGATCGTTGA
- the LOC120640378 gene encoding peptidyl-prolyl cis-trans isomerase Pin1-like → MGRRPRCEQPKTQTHPKAFLLLRVATQHAKIGSETPAADGAARKRPGGGDAPAPAPADKRRRPEPPSSSAPRDRHHQARRPPPADEKVRASHILIKHEGSRRKASWRDPEGVAISATTRDDAADLARALRDQIVSGERKFEDIAAENSDCNSAKRGGDLGSFGRGKMQKAFEKSAFALKVGEISDVIDTESGVHIIKRTG, encoded by the exons atGGGACGGCg GCCCCGCTGCGAgcagcccaaaacccaaacccacccAAAGGCTTTTCTGCTCCTGCGCGTCGCAACCCAGCACGCCAAGATAGGGTCTGAGacccccgccgccgacggcgccgcccgcaagcggcccggcggcggcgatgcccccgccccggcgcccgccgacaagcgccgccgcccggagcCCCCATCGTCCTCCGCCCCCCGCGACCGCCACCACCaggcccgccgcccgcccccggCCGACGAGAAGGTGCGCGCCTCCCACATCCTGATCAAGCACGAGGGCTCCCGCCGCAAGGCCTCGTGGAGGGACCCCGAGGGCGTCGCCATCTCCGCCACCACCCGCGACGACGCCGCCGACCTCGCGCGCGCGCTCCGCGACCAGATCGTCTCCGGGGAGCGCAAGTTCGAGGACATCGCCGCCGAGAACTCCGACTGCAATTCGGCCAagcgcggcggcgacctcg GTTCATTTGGGAGGGGTAAGATGCAAAAGGCTTTTGAGAAGTCTGCGTTTGCTCTGAAGGTGGGGGAGATAAGTGACGTGATTGATACAGAGAGTGGTGTGCACATCATCAAGAGGACCGGCTAA